Below is a window of Enterobacter kobei DNA.
GGCGGTACAGAACCAGCGTTTTACCGATGACCTGTACATTACAGGCGCCGGTTTCACGAACAATGGCTTCCACGATCAACGTTTTAGTTTCGCGGTCTTCAGTCGCGATTTTAACCTTGATAAGCTCATGGTGTTGTAACGCATGTTCAATCTCGGCCAGTACCCCTTCGGTCAGACCATTGTTGCCAAGCTGTACTACCGGCTTGAGCGGATGTGCCAGACCTTTCAGGTGCTGTTTTTGTTTAGTACTCAGATTCATCGTATATTTTTGCTTACGTTGGGATTGAAAACGGTTCATTCTACCGCCATCTCCCTTATATCGCCAAATTGCCGTGTGGAAATTTACACCATCGGCTCACGATGAACCCAGATGGAATGTTAAATGACAGGTAAAAAGCGTTCTGCCAGCTCCAGTCGCTGGCTTCAGGAACACTTTAGCGATAAATATGTTCAAGCGGCACAGAAAAAAGGGTTACGTTCCCGTGCCTGGTTTAAACTTGATGAAATACAGCAAAGTGACAAACTTTTTAAGCCTGGGATGACGGTTGTTGACCTGGGCGCAGCACCTGGCGGCTGGTCGCAGTATGTGGTAACACAGATTGGTGGCAAAGGCCGTATCATCGCATGTGATCTTTTACCTATGGATCCTATCGTTGGTGTGGACTTCCTTCAGGGTGACTTTCGTGATGAATTAGTCGTGAAAGCGTTACTCGACAGGGTAGGCGACAGTAAAGTCCAGGTCGTGATGTCAGACATGGCACCGAACATGAGCGGAACACCCGCGGTGGATATTCCCCGCGCCATGTATCTGGTGGAGCTGGCATTGCAAATGTGTCGGGACGTATTGGCCCCTGGCGGCAGTTTTGTAGTGAAGGTGTTTCAGGGCGAAGGCTTCGATGAGTATCTAAGGGAAATTCGCTCCCTGTTTACGAAGGTAAAAGTTCGTAAGCCGGACTCTTCTCGTGCGCGTTCACGTGAAGTGTACATTGTAGCGACCGGGCGAAAGTCATAACCCGTTGATTTCAGACAATCGTTTGAATGAAACTGGATATGGCGTATCCTGACGCTGTTTTTAACACAGTTGTAATATGAGGTTAATCCCTTGAGTGACATGGCGAAAAACCTAATACTCTGGCTGGTCATTGCCGTCGTGCTGATGTCAGTATTCCAGAGCTTTGGGCCCAGCGAGTCTAATGGCCGTAAGGTGGATTACTCTACCTTCCTGCAAGAGGTCAACCAGGACCAGGTTCGCGAAGCGCGTATCAACGGACGTGAGATCAACGTTACCAAGAAAGATAGTAACCGTTACACGACTTACATCCCGGTAAACGACCCGAAACTGCTTGATAACCTGCTGACGAAGAGCGTCAAAGTGGTTGGCGAGCCGCCGGAAGAACCGAGCCTGCTGGCTTCTATCTTTATTTCCTGGTTCCCGATGCTGTTGCTGATTGGGGTCTGGATATTCTTTATGCGTCAAATGCAGGGCGGCGGTGGCAAAGGTGCCATGTCGTTCGGTAAGAGCAAGGCGCGTATGCTCACCGAAGATCAGATTAAAACCACGTTTGCTGATGTCGCAGGTTGCGATGAAGCGAAAGACGAAGTGGCGGAACTGGTTGAATACCTGCGTGAACCGAGCCGTTTCCAGAAGCTGGGCGGTAAAATTCCGAAAGGCGTGCTGATGGTAGGGCCGCCGGGTACCGGTAAAACGCTGCTGGCGAAAGCCATCGCCGGTGAAGCGAAAGTGCCATTCTTTACGATTTCCGGTTCTGACTTCGTGGAAATGTTCGTGGGTGTCGGTGCCTCTCGTGTGCGTGACATGTTCGAACAGGCTAAAAAAGCGGCACCATGCATCATCTTTATCGATGAAATTGACGCCGTAGGCCGTCAGCGTGGCGCAGGTCTGGGTGGTGGTCACGATGAACGTGAGCAGACCCTGAACCAGATGCTGGTTGAGATGGATGGCTTCGAAGGTAACGAAGGCATTATCGTTATCGCCGCGACTAACCGTCCGGACGTGCTTGACCCGGCGCTGCTGCGTCCAGGCCGTTTTGACCGTCAGGTTGTGGTCGGTCTGCCGGATGTGCGTGGCCGTGAGCAGATCCTGAAAGTTCATATGCGTCGCGTACCGCTGTCGCCGGATATTGACGCGGCAATTATTGCCCGCGGTACGCCTGGCTTCTCTGGTGCGGATCTGGCGAACCTGGTGAACGAAGCGGCGCTGTTTGCTGCCCGTGGTAACAAGCGCGTCGTGTCGATGGTGGAATTCGAAAAAGCGAAAGACAAAATCATGATGGGTGCGGAACGTCGCTCCATGGTGATGACGGAAGCGCAAAAAGAGTCCACGGCGTATCACGAAGCAGGCCACGCGATTATTGGTCGTCTGGTGCCGGAACACGATCCGGTGCATAAAGTGACCATCATTCCACGCGGTCGTGCGCTGGGTGTGACCTTCTTCCTGCCTGAAGGCGACGCGATTAGCGCCAGCCGACAGAAACTGGAAAGCCAGATTTCAACGCTGTACGGCGGTCGTCTGGCAGAAGAGATTATCTACGGCGTAGAGCATGTTTCTACCGGCGCGTCGAACGACATTAAAGTCGCGACAAACCTGGCGCGTAACATGGTTACCCAGTGGGGCTTCTCCGACAAACTTGGTCCGCTGCTGTATGCAGAAGAAGAAGGGGAAGTATTCCTCGGTCGTTCTGTTGCGAAAGCGAAGCATATGTCTGATGAAACGGCTCGTATCATCGACCAGGAAGTGAAAGCGCTGATTGAACGTAACTACAATCGCGCCCGTGAGATCCTGAATGCGAACATGGATATTCTGCATGCGATGAAAGATGCGCTCATGAAATATGAGACCATCGACGCACCGCAGATCGATGACCTTATGGCACGCCGCGATGTGCGTCCGCCAGCAGGCTGGGAAGATCCAGGCGCGTCCAACAACTCTGACAGCAACGGCACCCCGCGTGCGCCGCGTCCGGTCGATGAACCGCGTACGCCGAACCCGGGCAATACCATGTCAGAGCAGCTGGGCGACAAATAAGTTTTTCGCACTGATGCTGTGTCTGTATTACTTCAAACCCTGGAGCTTGCTCCGGGGTTTTTTATTATTTTGTTGGCCTCGTTATACAAGGGATGACTTATGAAACGCTGTGCTCAGGGTTCCGTGCTTGACCTGTCGCATCCACACGTTATGGGTATTCTTAACGTTACGCCGGATTCCTTTTCTGATGGTGGCGCGCATAACACGCTGATCGAAGCAGTAAAGCACGCCAACCTGATGATCAATGCAGGGGCGACCATTATCGACGTCGGCGGCGAATCGACCCGCCCTGGGGCGCGGGAGGTGAGCGTTGATGAAGAGTTGTCCCGGGTGGTACCGGTGGTTGAGGCGCTCGCGCAGCGTTTCGAGGTGTGGATCTCGGTTGATACTTCAAAGCCGGAAGTGATCCGCGAAATCGCCCGCGTCGGGGCGCACCTCATCAATGACATCCGTTCCCTGACTGAGCCAGGAGCGCTGGAGGCGGCAGCCGAAACCGGACTCCCGGTCTGTCTGATGCATATGCAGGGCGATCCAAAAACCATGCAGGACGCGCCAAAATACGATGATATTATTACTGACGTCATGCGCTTTTTTATCGACAATATTGCTCGGTGTGAACAGGCAGGGATCGCAAAAGAGAAATTGTTGCTCGACCCGGGATTCGGATTCGGTAAGAATCTGTCCCACAATTATGAGTTACTTGCCCGCTTATCTGAGTTCCATCAGTTTGAGCTACCGTTACTGGTGGGAATGTCGCGAAAATCAATGATTGGCCAGTTACTGAATGTGGGGCCATCTGAAC
It encodes the following:
- the rlmE gene encoding 23S rRNA (uridine(2552)-2'-O)-methyltransferase RlmE encodes the protein MTGKKRSASSSRWLQEHFSDKYVQAAQKKGLRSRAWFKLDEIQQSDKLFKPGMTVVDLGAAPGGWSQYVVTQIGGKGRIIACDLLPMDPIVGVDFLQGDFRDELVVKALLDRVGDSKVQVVMSDMAPNMSGTPAVDIPRAMYLVELALQMCRDVLAPGGSFVVKVFQGEGFDEYLREIRSLFTKVKVRKPDSSRARSREVYIVATGRKS
- the yhbY gene encoding ribosome assembly RNA-binding protein YhbY — protein: MNLSTKQKQHLKGLAHPLKPVVQLGNNGLTEGVLAEIEHALQHHELIKVKIATEDRETKTLIVEAIVRETGACNVQVIGKTLVLYRPTADRKIALPR
- the ftsH gene encoding ATP-dependent zinc metalloprotease FtsH, whose amino-acid sequence is MAKNLILWLVIAVVLMSVFQSFGPSESNGRKVDYSTFLQEVNQDQVREARINGREINVTKKDSNRYTTYIPVNDPKLLDNLLTKSVKVVGEPPEEPSLLASIFISWFPMLLLIGVWIFFMRQMQGGGGKGAMSFGKSKARMLTEDQIKTTFADVAGCDEAKDEVAELVEYLREPSRFQKLGGKIPKGVLMVGPPGTGKTLLAKAIAGEAKVPFFTISGSDFVEMFVGVGASRVRDMFEQAKKAAPCIIFIDEIDAVGRQRGAGLGGGHDEREQTLNQMLVEMDGFEGNEGIIVIAATNRPDVLDPALLRPGRFDRQVVVGLPDVRGREQILKVHMRRVPLSPDIDAAIIARGTPGFSGADLANLVNEAALFAARGNKRVVSMVEFEKAKDKIMMGAERRSMVMTEAQKESTAYHEAGHAIIGRLVPEHDPVHKVTIIPRGRALGVTFFLPEGDAISASRQKLESQISTLYGGRLAEEIIYGVEHVSTGASNDIKVATNLARNMVTQWGFSDKLGPLLYAEEEGEVFLGRSVAKAKHMSDETARIIDQEVKALIERNYNRAREILNANMDILHAMKDALMKYETIDAPQIDDLMARRDVRPPAGWEDPGASNNSDSNGTPRAPRPVDEPRTPNPGNTMSEQLGDK
- the folP gene encoding dihydropteroate synthase, which codes for MKRCAQGSVLDLSHPHVMGILNVTPDSFSDGGAHNTLIEAVKHANLMINAGATIIDVGGESTRPGAREVSVDEELSRVVPVVEALAQRFEVWISVDTSKPEVIREIARVGAHLINDIRSLTEPGALEAAAETGLPVCLMHMQGDPKTMQDAPKYDDIITDVMRFFIDNIARCEQAGIAKEKLLLDPGFGFGKNLSHNYELLARLSEFHQFELPLLVGMSRKSMIGQLLNVGPSERLSGSLACAVIAAMQGAHIIRVHDVKETVEAMRVVEATLSAKGNKRYE